In Paenibacillus sp. FSL R7-0345, a single window of DNA contains:
- a CDS encoding antibiotic biosynthesis monooxygenase, with the protein MLIQTRSIVVEKGHSDKVIERFSAPGALEEMPGLIDISIALNKKGKDNEEVLLLIRWESEEAWKNWEKSDAHLQGHRNSRGQEKPVYILGTTVNMYEVQKVKEGKVNEK; encoded by the coding sequence ATGTTAATCCAGACAAGATCCATAGTTGTAGAAAAAGGGCACAGTGACAAGGTGATCGAGAGATTCAGCGCACCCGGGGCACTGGAGGAAATGCCAGGTTTGATTGATATCAGCATTGCCCTGAACAAGAAAGGCAAAGACAACGAAGAGGTATTGCTCCTGATCCGCTGGGAGTCTGAAGAAGCCTGGAAAAACTGGGAGAAAAGCGATGCACACCTCCAGGGCCACCGCAATAGCAGAGGACAGGAGAAACCGGTGTATATCCTTGGCACGACCGTCAATATGTATGAAGTACAGAAGGTTAAAGAGGGAAAGGTTAACGAAAAATAG